The following is a genomic window from Moorella sp. Hama-1.
CGGTGGAACGAGTAAACAGCCGCTTAGATGTGTCCTTTGGCTTCGAGCTGCATACCATTCGCGGCATGGCCAAAATGAAGCTGCGGTGCGGGCTCGCACTATGCGTCATGCTAGCGATGGCGCTGGGGCGCATCAAGGAGAACCAGGCCGAGAAGATGCGAAGCTTGGTGGCGGCGTAAGCAGCCACCAACCATAAATATTAAGCTGGGCTACGATCAGTAGAGGGATAGTCTACCCATTTTTGCCCCCTGTTAGTGGTATTCCAGGCAATTTATGGAGAAAATGCTTCCGGAACGCCTTAGATGCTTGCGTATTAATCATAGTGATAAGCGTTCTTGGAGCTAAAATGCTGCCTTAAACAGGCATAAACGGGTGCAGCGCAAAAGCTCTTAAGATTTAACAGCTTGATTTAGGCATTATTTTACGTATAATTATAAATGAAAGGGGGGTGAGATATGAATATCAACATTGAAGCGATGGTTAGTTCTACTGATATATCCAGATCGTTCGGCAAGTATCTAAAAGCATCCAAGGAAAAGCCTATCTTTATTATTAAAAACAACGAAGTGGAAGGCGTTTTACTGGATATTGACACTTATAAAGAACTGGTAGAAGCCTATGAGCTTATGCAGGACAGGCAAATTGCGCGGGAAATTTTTGAGCAACCTACTTTAAACCCGGAAAACAAAGACGTTTTTGAGATAATGAGAGAAATCGAGGCCCGGGGTAATGTACAAGGTTAAGCCCAAAAATACCAACAGGTTTAAGCATGATTTTCAAGGACTGGAACGACAGGAAAGGGATCGGGTTTGGCAGGCCTTAAAAATTCTTACGGAAAATCCATTACCGCAAAACTCAATATGCCTGGAGAAGAACTATTATCGCTTAAAAATAGGGAACATCAGGATTTTATATCAGCTTATAGAGGAAGAGAATTTAATTCTTGTTGGTGCAGTATTAAGACGGAACGAAAAAACATACAAAGATTGGAAACGATATTTTAAGTAATTATTGTCCGGTTTTTAAACCGGGTTTTTTCTTTTGTTCTTTTAGTTGAGGGGGTGATCTTCGATGCGGAAAATTTATCTCATCCTGGCCGTTCTGATTGGCATCCTGTTCCTAGGTGCTGGACCGGCAAACGCAGCGTCCTGGCAGTACGGCATCACTGCCAGCGACACTCCCGGCACCATAGACAGCAGCGCCACCTCGGCGGTGGTGGATACAACCAACCATGAGATTCGCTTACCCAAGTCCGCCCCCCACGCCGCTTCCTTCTGGTCGGACGGCGGGCCGGACTACGTGGTGATGGCCCCGGGGAAGGTGATTCATTACAGCTTTGACGGCACGAAGATGGTGGAGAACACCATCCTTGATGTGTCTTTACCATCCAACCCTTTAGCCCTGGTTGCTGGGGATACTTACCCGGACGTGGTGGTCGCCACTCAAAACAAACTCTATCACTACTCTTTTAACGGCTCCTCGATGGTTGAAAACCCGGCCCTGGATGTCGCCGGTCTGGCCGGGGCGGTGGCGGTAGGGGTGAGGCAGGGCGAAGTCGCTGGACTGCTAGGCAAATCTGT
Proteins encoded in this region:
- a CDS encoding type II toxin-antitoxin system prevent-host-death family antitoxin yields the protein MNINIEAMVSSTDISRSFGKYLKASKEKPIFIIKNNEVEGVLLDIDTYKELVEAYELMQDRQIAREIFEQPTLNPENKDVFEIMREIEARGNVQG
- a CDS encoding type II toxin-antitoxin system RelE family toxin — protein: MYKVKPKNTNRFKHDFQGLERQERDRVWQALKILTENPLPQNSICLEKNYYRLKIGNIRILYQLIEEENLILVGAVLRRNEKTYKDWKRYFK